One segment of Dolichospermum sp. DET69 DNA contains the following:
- a CDS encoding CoA-binding protein: MNLTPESKVLIQGFCEFISATHIAQMQAYGTNLVAGVNPGYGGQQIYNLPVFDLVEEVVAEFGQIDTAIICVQPYQVLDAALEAIASNIPQIIITTAGVPPLDMVQLLRKTEACETLIIGPNSPGIIVPGKILLGTQPNEFYIPGSVGIVSRSSTLTYEVAWELTKAGLGQSISVSIGSDAIVGSSFLQWLQILDEDDTTEAIVLIGQPGGGSEEAAAEYITEAIDKPVIAYIAGIHAPPAKNWQQTGTLASVIGRSANFGTAESKLAAFNSAKIPVADSLSQIPKLLKNILIPQSVKTK, translated from the coding sequence ATGAACTTAACGCCAGAAAGTAAAGTTTTAATCCAGGGATTTTGTGAATTTATATCAGCAACTCATATTGCTCAAATGCAAGCTTATGGTACAAATTTAGTAGCAGGTGTAAATCCTGGCTATGGTGGACAACAAATATATAATCTACCAGTGTTTGATTTAGTAGAGGAGGTTGTTGCCGAATTTGGACAAATTGACACAGCCATTATATGTGTTCAACCTTATCAAGTTTTGGATGCAGCATTAGAAGCGATCGCCTCTAATATCCCCCAAATTATCATTACTACCGCCGGTGTACCACCATTGGATATGGTGCAACTACTTCGCAAGACAGAAGCTTGTGAAACTTTGATTATTGGACCTAATAGTCCGGGAATTATTGTTCCTGGTAAAATTCTCCTGGGTACTCAACCCAATGAATTTTATATACCCGGTTCTGTGGGAATTGTCAGCCGAAGTAGTACCCTCACTTATGAAGTAGCTTGGGAATTAACAAAAGCTGGTTTGGGACAGTCAATTAGTGTCAGTATTGGTAGTGATGCTATTGTTGGTTCTTCTTTCCTCCAATGGTTACAAATTCTTGATGAAGATGACACCACAGAAGCGATTGTTTTAATCGGCCAACCTGGTGGGGGTAGCGAAGAAGCAGCAGCAGAATATATTACTGAAGCAATTGACAAGCCTGTAATTGCCTATATTGCTGGTATACACGCACCACCAGCCAAAAATTGGCAACAAACAGGGACTTTAGCAAGTGTAATTGGACGTTCTGCAAACTTTGGCACAGCAGAAAGTAAATTAGCTGCTTTTAACTCTGCAAAAATCCCTGTCGCTGATAGTCTATCTCAAATTCCTAAATTGCTGAAAAATATCCTGATTCCCCAAAGTGTAAAGACTAAATAA
- a CDS encoding aromatic ring-hydroxylating dioxygenase subunit alpha, producing the protein MNTNIDNLNSVRKPKIFNQSASFVEGWYWVLLSQSLQVGDVKTVTIFGRDLVVYRGKDRHAVILDAYCPHMGMSLAEGKIEGNELRCVLHRWKFDAEGICVDVPNLDEPVALKAKTWPAAEQYGMIWVWTGETPQQPLPFVLDWENQDFDFSLGSQFSMDCHPNVLLLQSIDTQQINIVNKLPLKMVLEKQELNQNAIIFSTITNINGKSFWLILYRWFFNNSLNYSICYWYGTTSIISFTNDSTHLHIIFTTRILPGGKTQGQTLLMSKKRKGIFGKLINKLMLLVGKTISDRLLKTNDRFLQTMQFDLKNPIKADLSIIQFINHLEQQKPLTWETWLLVRSREREEEVREEREKREKWRDELVND; encoded by the coding sequence ATGAACACCAATATAGATAATCTCAACTCAGTTCGTAAACCTAAAATTTTCAATCAATCAGCCAGTTTTGTGGAAGGTTGGTACTGGGTATTACTTTCTCAATCTTTGCAAGTGGGTGATGTCAAAACTGTGACAATTTTTGGTAGAGATTTAGTAGTATATCGCGGTAAAGATAGACATGCCGTTATCCTAGATGCTTACTGTCCTCACATGGGTATGAGTTTAGCTGAAGGTAAAATTGAGGGTAATGAATTACGCTGTGTTTTACATCGGTGGAAATTTGATGCAGAAGGTATTTGTGTTGATGTTCCTAATTTAGATGAACCCGTAGCCCTCAAAGCTAAAACTTGGCCAGCAGCAGAACAATATGGAATGATTTGGGTTTGGACTGGAGAAACTCCTCAACAACCATTACCTTTTGTTTTAGATTGGGAAAATCAAGATTTTGATTTTTCTCTGGGTTCGCAATTTAGTATGGATTGTCATCCCAATGTATTACTTCTTCAGAGTATTGATACTCAACAAATTAATATAGTTAATAAATTACCATTAAAAATGGTTTTGGAGAAACAAGAACTAAATCAAAATGCAATTATTTTTAGCACTATTACAAATATTAATGGTAAATCATTTTGGTTAATTCTCTACCGTTGGTTTTTTAATAATTCTCTTAATTACAGTATTTGTTATTGGTATGGAACAACAAGTATAATTTCCTTTACTAATGATTCTACCCATTTACATATAATATTTACAACTCGGATATTACCAGGAGGAAAAACTCAAGGACAAACCCTCTTAATGTCCAAAAAACGTAAAGGTATTTTCGGGAAATTGATTAATAAATTGATGTTATTAGTAGGGAAAACAATTAGCGATCGCTTACTCAAAACCAATGATAGGTTTTTACAAACCATGCAGTTTGATTTAAAAAATCCCATCAAAGCAGATTTATCAATTATCCAATTTATTAATCATTTAGAACAACAAAAACCCCTGACATGGGAAACTTGGCTATTAGTGCGATCGCGGGAACGGGAAGAAGAAGTGCGTGAAGAGAGAGAAAAACGCGAAAAATGGCGAGATGAGTTAGTTAATGACTGA